AAGTAGGAACTAGATTATAATTAAATATTTTTTACTCATTATAATTTAAAGTATTTATAAGATAATAGTTAACTTAATTAATAATGTATCAACTATAAAAAAGATAAATTTTTAGGAATAAAAAAAGTCGTTTAGAGAAACTCTAAACGACTTTTTTAAAATGTATTATAGTTGTTATTCCACAATTAATGTAAAAGGAATACTATACTTTACTCCAACTGGTTTTCCTCTTTGTTTACCAGGTTTCATAGTTGGTAATTGTTGCATTACACTTATTACCTCACTTTTAATCTTTGGGTGTGGAGCTCTAGTTTGAACATCCACAATTTTACCAGTTTTATCAATTTTAAAACTGATAAAAACTCTTTTCTTACCAGGAGCTAAACCAAGTTCATTTGGTAGTTGTGCATCAAACTTTCTAGAGAAATGTCTTTGTACTTTTTCACTAAAACAAGCTTTTAATTCTTCTTTGTTTCCTTCACAACCAGGAAAAACAGGTACATCTTCAATAATCATAAAACTTACGTCTTCGATTACTTCTTCTGCTTCAGAAATCTCAACAATTTCATCTACAATTACAGCTTCTGTTTCATCTGTTTCTGTAGTTTCCATCACTGTTTCTTCGATTTCTTTATCATCTTCAACAATCTCAATTTTTTCTGGAGTTGGTGGTGGTGGTGGTGGTTTTTGTTTTGGAGGTTCAGGTTGTTGCATTACAATTGGAATATCTTCTTCCATTTCTGATCTCATATCAGCAACAGCCAACTCACCATAGGTTTTGTCGTATGTTTTTTGTTCTATTACAGCATAGGTTACAAATAAAGCCAATACAAGCCCAATCTGCATAAATATTTTGCTGAAATTTTCTAAATTCGATTTAGGATTTTTTTTAATTTCCATTATTAAACATTTTATAGATTGCTAATTTAAATAAATTATTGTGTTAAATACAAGTCTTAGCATTAATTAATGTATTTTTTTTTAAAAAAAAAATTAAAAATGAATAATGCTAATAAAACACCTAACGAATTTGCTAAAACATCTTTATAATCTCCTGTTCTGTAAATCGTTAAAGTACTCTGTAATACCTCAATAATTATGCCAAATAATATACAACAAATTACAATGATATATTTTTTATTTGGTTTTTTGTAAAAAGAGAATAACCATGTTAAAGCCAAAACAAAATAGGCAATACTGTGATATGCTTTATCTATATTTTTTACATCAACACCTGTACTTGGTAATTTTAATAAACTTAAAAAGATAATAGCTATGGTTATTGCAACTGCAATAACAAATAAATTATCCAGAAATAAGGTCTTTATACGCTTCAGCATCTAATAAGTTGTCTATTTGAGATGCATCAGAAATTTCGATTTTGATCATCCATCCTTTGTTGTAAGGGTCTGTGTTTACTAATTCAGGATCGTTTTCTAACTCATCATTAAATTCAATTACTTCTCCAGTTAATGGCATAAATAAATCTGAAACTGTTTTTACAGCTTCTACAGAACCAAAAACGTCTCCTTCTTCTACAGTATCATCCAAGGTATCAACATCAACATAAACAATGTCTCCTAATTCTCCTTGTGCAAAATCTGTAATTCCTACAGTTGCAATATTGTTTTCAATTTTAATCCACTCGTGATCTTTAGTGTATTTTAATTCAGCTGGAATATTCATTTTTTACTTTTTAGATTTTTGTTTTTATTTTAATTTCCTCCTAAGTTATAAACTAAATTTATACCTCCATTAATTGCCTGTCTTGGGAATGTAGTAGAGATTGCAAATTTAGATGTTTGGTGATTATAATAAAAAGAAGCTGTTAAATTGCTACTTAATATATAATCGGCTGTAAATTTAATAGAAAATAATCTTTGACCACCACTAATTTGATTATTATCTTCATCAATATATCTAATTTGTGTTAAATTATCTCTTAAAGAAACATCTGCTCTTAAATTTATATCTCCTTTTAAGGTTGTTTTTTTACCTGTAAAACGCGTATTAAATTTAACATCTTTAAAAACGTACCCCAAACCAACAATATATTCTGTACCTGCAATATCTGTTAAAGTACTGTTGTTAAAGTTCATGGTTAAAGTTCTGTCCCTTTTTATTTCACTTCTTAACGAAAATGAATTTCTCATTTTCATATCTACTTTTATTAATGGTGAAAACTCATCAACTAAAGTAGCACTTGCAATTAATCTTTGTGGTTCAAAATTACCAGCTATATTTTTTTGAGTAAAAGCGGTATCATCTCCATATTGTAAATTGTTTGTAAAATTAGATATTGTATAAGAAGAACGATATCCATGAGAAACTACAAATGAAGAAAAATTCTTTTTAAACCAAGCCATTTTCATAAAACCATTGTAGCGTAAAGTCCAATTTGGAATTGGAATATTTCTGAACAAGCCCGTATTTACTTTGTTTGGATCTTTGCCAGAATATGCTGCCATAAAAGCAGGTAATAAAACTTGCTGACTATTTTCCCCAAATCCTG
The DNA window shown above is from Polaribacter sp. Hel_I_88 and carries:
- a CDS encoding energy transducer TonB, with amino-acid sequence MEIKKNPKSNLENFSKIFMQIGLVLALFVTYAVIEQKTYDKTYGELAVADMRSEMEEDIPIVMQQPEPPKQKPPPPPPTPEKIEIVEDDKEIEETVMETTETDETEAVIVDEIVEISEAEEVIEDVSFMIIEDVPVFPGCEGNKEELKACFSEKVQRHFSRKFDAQLPNELGLAPGKKRVFISFKIDKTGKIVDVQTRAPHPKIKSEVISVMQQLPTMKPGKQRGKPVGVKYSIPFTLIVE
- a CDS encoding VanZ family protein, with protein sequence MLKRIKTLFLDNLFVIAVAITIAIIFLSLLKLPSTGVDVKNIDKAYHSIAYFVLALTWLFSFYKKPNKKYIIVICCILFGIIIEVLQSTLTIYRTGDYKDVLANSLGVLLALFIFNFFFKKKYIN
- the gcvH gene encoding glycine cleavage system protein GcvH, whose protein sequence is MNIPAELKYTKDHEWIKIENNIATVGITDFAQGELGDIVYVDVDTLDDTVEEGDVFGSVEAVKTVSDLFMPLTGEVIEFNDELENDPELVNTDPYNKGWMIKIEISDASQIDNLLDAEAYKDLISG